From a single Herbiconiux sp. SALV-R1 genomic region:
- the uvrB gene encoding excinuclease ABC subunit UvrB, giving the protein MEPTRSVHPFEVVSEYQPSGDQPAAIAELAGRINAGETDVVLLGATGTGKSATTAWLIEQVQRPTLVLAHNKTLAAQLANEFRELMPNNAVEYFVSYYDYYQPEAYVPQTDTFIEKDSSINAEVERLRHSTTNSLLSRRDVVVVSTVSCIYGLGTPEQYLNAMMALQVGQRVDRDWLIRRFVSMQYQRNDVDFSRGNFRVRGDTIEIIPMYEELAIRIEMFGDEIEGLYALHPLTGDIVKKLDSVSVFPGSHYVADTNVMHRAIETIQTELHDRLTELEREGKLLEAQRLRMRTTFDLEMMQQIGFCSGIENYSRHIDGRMPGEAPHCLLDYFPDDFLVVIDESHVTVPQIGAMYEGDSSRKRTLVDHGFRLPSALDNRPLKWNEFKERVGQTVYLSATPGRYEMGIADGVVEQIIRPTGLVDPSLIIKPSKGQIDDLLEEIRLRAARDERVLVTALTKKMAEELTDFLTEAGVRVRYLHSDVDTLRRVELLTELRAGVYDVLVGINLLREGLDLPEVSLVAILDADKEGFLRSSTSLIQTIGRAARNVSGEVHLYADKMTDSMQLAIDETDRRREKQIAYNRANGIDPQPLRKRIADITEALAREGADTAALLNERSGRGKKSPTPNLRREGIAAKGANDLESIIADLNGQMLEAAAELKFELAARLRDEVSELKRELRQMEKAGHIA; this is encoded by the coding sequence ATGGAACCCACCCGCTCCGTGCACCCCTTCGAGGTCGTCAGTGAATACCAGCCGAGCGGCGACCAGCCGGCCGCCATCGCCGAGCTGGCGGGCCGCATCAACGCGGGTGAGACCGACGTGGTGCTGCTCGGCGCCACCGGTACGGGAAAGTCGGCGACCACGGCCTGGCTCATCGAGCAGGTGCAGCGGCCCACGCTCGTGCTCGCGCACAACAAGACCCTGGCGGCGCAGCTCGCGAACGAGTTCCGCGAGCTCATGCCGAACAACGCGGTCGAGTACTTCGTGTCGTACTACGACTACTACCAGCCCGAGGCCTACGTGCCGCAGACCGACACCTTCATCGAGAAAGACTCCTCGATCAACGCCGAGGTCGAGCGCCTGCGCCACTCCACCACGAACTCGCTGCTCTCGCGGCGCGACGTCGTCGTGGTGTCGACGGTGTCATGCATCTACGGCTTGGGAACACCCGAGCAGTACCTCAACGCGATGATGGCGCTGCAGGTGGGGCAGCGGGTCGACCGCGACTGGCTCATCCGGCGCTTCGTGTCGATGCAGTACCAGCGCAACGACGTCGACTTCTCGCGCGGCAACTTCCGGGTGCGGGGCGACACCATCGAGATCATCCCGATGTACGAAGAGCTCGCCATCCGCATCGAGATGTTCGGCGACGAGATCGAGGGCCTCTACGCGCTGCACCCGCTCACGGGCGACATCGTGAAGAAGCTCGACAGCGTGTCGGTGTTCCCGGGTTCGCACTACGTCGCCGACACGAACGTCATGCACCGGGCCATCGAGACCATCCAGACCGAACTGCACGACCGGCTCACCGAGCTGGAGCGCGAGGGCAAGCTGCTCGAGGCGCAGCGGCTCCGCATGCGCACCACCTTCGACCTCGAGATGATGCAGCAGATCGGCTTCTGCTCGGGCATCGAGAACTACTCGAGGCACATCGACGGGCGCATGCCGGGGGAGGCTCCGCACTGCCTGCTCGACTACTTCCCCGACGACTTCCTCGTCGTCATCGACGAGTCACACGTGACGGTGCCGCAGATCGGCGCGATGTACGAGGGCGACTCGTCGCGCAAGCGCACCCTGGTCGACCACGGCTTCCGTCTGCCGAGCGCGCTCGACAACCGGCCGCTGAAGTGGAACGAGTTCAAGGAGCGGGTGGGGCAGACGGTGTACCTGTCGGCCACGCCCGGTCGCTACGAGATGGGCATCGCCGACGGGGTGGTGGAGCAGATCATCCGCCCCACCGGCCTCGTCGACCCGTCGCTCATCATCAAGCCGTCGAAGGGGCAGATCGACGACCTGCTCGAGGAGATCAGGCTGCGGGCCGCGCGCGACGAGCGAGTGCTCGTCACGGCACTCACCAAGAAGATGGCGGAGGAGCTCACCGACTTCCTCACCGAGGCCGGGGTGCGGGTGCGCTACCTGCACTCCGACGTCGACACGCTGCGCCGGGTCGAGCTCCTCACCGAGCTGCGCGCCGGGGTGTACGACGTGCTGGTGGGCATCAACCTGCTTCGCGAAGGTCTCGACCTTCCCGAGGTGTCGCTGGTGGCCATCCTCGACGCCGACAAGGAGGGGTTCCTTCGCTCGTCGACCTCGCTCATCCAGACCATCGGGCGTGCCGCCCGAAACGTCTCGGGCGAGGTGCACCTCTACGCCGACAAGATGACCGACTCGATGCAGCTCGCCATCGACGAGACCGACCGTCGCCGCGAGAAGCAGATCGCCTACAACAGGGCCAACGGCATCGACCCGCAGCCGCTGCGCAAGCGCATCGCCGACATCACCGAGGCCCTCGCCCGCGAGGGCGCCGACACGGCGGCCCTCCTCAACGAGCGCTCGGGCCGGGGCAAGAAGAGCCCCACCCCCAATCTCCGCCGCGAGGGCATCGCCGCGAAGGGTGCCAACGACCTCGAGTCGATCATCGCCGACCTCAACGGTCAGATGCTCGAGGCCGCCGCCGAGCTCAAGTTCGAACTCGCCGCCCGCCTCCGCGACGAGGTCTCCGAACTCAAACGCGAACTCCGCCAGATGGAGAAGGCCGGCCACATCGCCTGA
- a CDS encoding 6-phosphofructokinase: protein MRIGILTSGGDCPGLNAVIRGAVLKGTEINGQEFVGFKDGWRGVVNGDISPLERSDVRGIAKQGGTILGTSRTNPFEGNGGPERIQETLDALGIDAIIAIGGEGTLAAAKRLTDAGLKIVGVPKTVDNDLDATDYTFGFDTAVEIATEAMDRLRTTGDSHSRCMVAEVMGRHVGWIALHSGMAAGAHAILIPEQKTSMEQVAAWVKSAADRGRAPLVVVAEGFKPDHEDDAHSERGLDAFGRPRLGGIGERLAPIIEDMTGIETRATTLGHIQRGGVPTAYDRVLATRLGMAASDIVEAKEWGQMVALRGTDIVTVGFEEALGRLKTVPQRRYKEAAMLFG, encoded by the coding sequence ATGCGAATCGGCATCCTCACCTCCGGCGGCGACTGCCCCGGGCTGAACGCGGTCATCCGCGGAGCCGTGCTCAAGGGCACCGAGATCAACGGCCAGGAGTTCGTCGGCTTCAAAGACGGCTGGCGCGGCGTCGTGAACGGCGACATCTCCCCGCTCGAGCGCAGCGACGTGCGCGGCATCGCGAAGCAGGGCGGCACCATCCTCGGCACCTCCCGCACCAACCCGTTCGAGGGCAACGGCGGCCCCGAGCGCATCCAGGAGACCCTCGACGCCCTCGGCATCGACGCCATCATCGCCATCGGCGGTGAGGGCACGCTCGCCGCCGCGAAGCGGTTGACGGATGCTGGGCTCAAGATCGTGGGTGTTCCGAAGACCGTCGACAACGACCTCGACGCCACCGACTACACCTTCGGCTTCGACACCGCGGTCGAGATCGCCACCGAGGCGATGGACCGCCTGCGCACCACCGGCGACTCGCACAGCCGCTGCATGGTCGCCGAGGTGATGGGCCGGCACGTCGGCTGGATCGCCCTGCACTCCGGCATGGCGGCCGGCGCCCACGCCATCCTCATCCCCGAGCAGAAGACCAGCATGGAGCAGGTCGCCGCCTGGGTGAAGAGCGCCGCCGACCGCGGCCGCGCCCCGCTCGTCGTGGTGGCCGAGGGCTTCAAGCCCGATCACGAAGACGACGCGCACTCCGAGCGCGGCCTCGACGCCTTCGGCCGCCCGCGCCTGGGCGGCATCGGCGAGCGTCTCGCCCCCATCATCGAAGACATGACGGGCATCGAGACCCGCGCCACCACGCTCGGCCACATCCAGCGCGGCGGCGTTCCCACCGCCTACGACCGGGTGCTCGCGACGCGACTCGGCATGGCCGCGAGCGACATCGTCGAGGCGAAGGAGTGGGGCCAGATGGTCGCGCTGCGCGGCACCGACATCGTCACCGTCGGCTTCGAGGAGGCGCTCGGCCGCCTCAAGACCGTGCCTCAGCGCCGGTACAAAGAGGCGGCGATGCTCTTCGGCTGA
- a CDS encoding biotin-dependent carboxyltransferase family protein, whose product MRSEAALEVLATGPLALVQDRGRPGHAHLGVTGSGAADRAAAAAANRLVGNRSDAAVIETTFGDLSIRVTRTALLATAGAAGLVLVEPVPTAATAGGRPRVPVQHPVGWSFTAFAGDVVTVLPPERGLRSYLAVRGGVAVERVLGSRSADVLSGLGPAPLAAGDRLPLGDEYGAWPAAEFIPPVLVRDGPSSTPLRIARGPRDDWFGDEGWRCLLEQPWTVGAESNRVGVRLAGGRPIERLPRWRDVELASEGMVAGAVQVPPGGELVVFGRDHPVTGGYPVIGVIDEPSLDLIAQLRPGDQVRFGDQPKSIAASLYRR is encoded by the coding sequence GTGCGGAGTGAGGCGGCGCTCGAGGTGCTGGCCACCGGCCCGCTCGCGCTCGTGCAGGATCGCGGTCGGCCCGGCCACGCCCACCTCGGCGTCACGGGGTCGGGCGCGGCGGATCGAGCGGCGGCCGCGGCGGCGAACCGGCTCGTCGGAAATCGGTCCGACGCCGCCGTGATCGAGACGACGTTCGGCGATCTCAGCATCAGGGTGACGAGAACCGCCCTCCTCGCCACGGCCGGCGCTGCGGGGCTGGTGCTCGTCGAGCCGGTCCCGACGGCAGCGACGGCTGGAGGTCGCCCACGCGTGCCGGTGCAGCATCCGGTCGGGTGGTCGTTCACGGCGTTCGCGGGCGACGTGGTCACGGTGCTGCCGCCGGAGCGGGGCCTCCGCAGCTATCTCGCGGTGCGCGGCGGGGTCGCCGTCGAACGCGTGCTCGGAAGCCGATCGGCGGATGTGCTGAGCGGCCTCGGCCCGGCACCACTCGCAGCGGGGGACAGGCTGCCGCTCGGCGACGAGTACGGCGCCTGGCCGGCTGCCGAGTTCATTCCGCCCGTCCTCGTGCGGGACGGCCCGTCGAGCACGCCCCTGCGGATCGCCCGTGGGCCGCGTGACGACTGGTTCGGTGACGAGGGGTGGCGATGTCTGCTCGAGCAGCCGTGGACCGTCGGGGCGGAGTCGAATCGCGTCGGGGTGCGGCTCGCCGGTGGGCGTCCGATCGAACGGCTGCCCCGGTGGCGCGACGTCGAGCTGGCGAGCGAGGGGATGGTCGCGGGTGCGGTGCAGGTGCCGCCGGGAGGTGAGCTCGTCGTGTTCGGTCGCGATCATCCGGTGACCGGAGGGTACCCCGTCATCGGCGTGATCGACGAGCCGTCGCTCGACCTGATCGCCCAGCTCAGACCGGGCGATCAGGTGCGGTTCGGCGATCAGCCGAAGAGCATCGCCGCCTCTTTGTACCGGCGCTGA
- a CDS encoding allophanate hydrolase subunit 1: MGALAGPDVRRVGESALLVEFADSVQTLQGYRMLRASSGEELARLGVVELVPAARTVLVVIDSRQVGLNATEAWVRSTITAPPSISTATIAADADARRPHDDAVELAVHYDGPDLGAVAELLDVSVDEVIDLHTGGAWTSAFIGFAPGFAYLTASDSRLDVPRRSTPRAAVPAGSVALAAGYCGVYPGRSPGGWQIIGHTDAALWNPDAAQPALLAPGTTVRFFRAE, from the coding sequence ATGGGCGCACTCGCGGGCCCTGACGTGCGGCGGGTGGGGGAGTCGGCACTGCTCGTCGAGTTCGCCGACTCCGTGCAGACGCTGCAGGGGTATCGGATGCTGCGGGCCTCGTCGGGAGAGGAACTCGCGCGTCTCGGCGTGGTCGAGCTGGTTCCCGCGGCGCGGACCGTTCTCGTGGTGATCGACTCAAGGCAGGTCGGCCTCAACGCCACGGAGGCCTGGGTGAGGTCGACGATCACCGCACCACCGTCCATTTCCACCGCGACGATAGCGGCCGACGCCGACGCCCGCCGACCGCACGACGATGCGGTGGAGCTCGCCGTGCACTACGACGGCCCCGACCTCGGAGCGGTCGCCGAGCTCCTCGACGTCTCCGTCGACGAAGTCATCGACCTCCACACCGGGGGCGCGTGGACGTCGGCGTTCATCGGCTTCGCCCCGGGATTCGCGTACCTCACCGCATCCGACTCCCGTCTCGACGTGCCGCGCCGCAGCACACCGCGCGCCGCCGTGCCCGCCGGGTCGGTCGCCCTCGCCGCGGGCTACTGCGGCGTCTACCCGGGGCGATCGCCAGGCGGCTGGCAGATCATCGGCCACACGGATGCGGCCCTGTGGAATCCGGATGCCGCTCAGCCCGCGCTTCTCGCGCCGGGCACGACCGTGAGATTCTTCCGTGCGGAGTGA